aaaagcaaacaTGAATGAATTCTCATTAATGGATCCAATGTGCATTATTGATTTTTAGGTGGTTAACCCAACAAACCTATACATGAAAGCTTTCCCTTTTCTTTaatctatttattataaatacacattatttttatttattctcatAATTTAATGGAATATAAatgcatttaaattttaattaattagtttatttaatctcaattaaaattcaattttttagtcattatattattataaaaaactgCCAtacaaaatcaaaaaaattaaaaagaaaaaagatatcACTAGAATTTTctcttaaatatatttcatttcaGTATATGTATAATTacggaaaatttttaattaaagtggattttatatatttcttttatgaATGACTCTTTGAAACTATTTCCCGTAGGCAAAGGGTTGGATACTGCACAGTTTAATTGTTTTTACATGAACATGGAAAGCTCCAGTTTTCTCTTTTGCCAAATTAGAATCAGCAGATGAGACAGAGAAGGAAAGGCCGCAAATGGCATATATTTGCTCTAATTCCCAATTCCACACATGTTTTTTTTCAAGCAGTCTTTTACTTTTTCTAACAATCAAGGACAACCGTAATCAATGCctaaactttccttttttctttttgttttttgaaaaataaaggcctgaactttcattattttcttGACCAACTTATACAGAACGCGTGAAAGAGAGAGAATATATGGACATTGCCCTTTAAAGCTTTTGTTGAAATTTAATCTTTAGGGAGAAAATGGTCATCGGAgttggaaacaaggaaagaaggtggtGGATTCCGCAACTTCTTTATTTATCTTGAACTTGTTTAGCCATTCTCTTTGGGTGACAGTACAATATCATATTACAAAAAACCCAAGAAGGACAAGCCATTTTGCTTTATGTAGATTTGTTCAATTTAGCAGAAGTATTTGTTCCTTGAAGAAGATGAAGTTTGGGAAAGAATTCGCGGCCCAGATGGTGCAGGAATGGCAAGAAGCATATATGGATTATAACTATCTGAAGACAATTTTAAAAGATGTCCTGCATTTCAGACAGAGAAACTCTCCATCTGCCCCGGCGGCTGCAGCAACCTCAAAAGGTTCTTTGAAGAGAAGGGTATCTCTCTATAGAGCCTTCAGTGGCCTAACAAGCCGATATAGAGGCTCTCCGAGAAAGAACATCAATGAAGACGAAGTGATATTAACAAGCGCAGTGAAAGAAGAGGGAGGAGAAGGCCGTTATCAGACCATGTTTATGAATGCATCAGAGGAAGGAGGAGAATATGAGCTTATGTTCTTTAGGAGGCTTGATGATGAGTTCAATAAGGTGGTTAATTTTTACAAGAAAAAAGTCGAAGAAGtaatggcagaggcagaggattTGACTAGGCAAATGGATGCGTTGATTGCGCTAAGGATCAAAGTGGAGAATCCAGAGCTTGGAGGAACAAAAATGGAGAATGTCGGAATTTCCTTGAATTCGGTGTCAATTGTTCATCCTATCAATGGAGGAACTAGAACCCCAGGTTAGGGAAAATCCAAGTTATGTTTACTTAGATGTGTTTCGACTTCGATTATGTATCtaaatttacataaattttcCATTTCAAGAATGGTCGCAAATGGAGGTGATTCCAGAAGTTGAGATGAGCACTGAAGCAAATTCAGTTAATGATAAAAGAGGCAGCGATGATGAAAGTTCTGCATCCAGTAGGCAGAGCAAAGCCAAGCATGGCATTTTGGGATTTGAACCGGCTTCGTTAGAAGTTCTAGATCGTGTGAAGATCAATATTGAGCCTGAAACTCCTGTATCTACAATGAAAAATATCACTGCAAGTTCCAAATCAGATTTGTCCTATAGCAAGGAAGAACTGAGGAAAGCCGAGGGACTAATGGCTCGGGCTTTTATTGTATTTTACCAAAAGCTTCGACTTCTGAAAAGCTATTGGTAATGCGTTGTGCTCCTGGAGTTCTACTGAGTTTTATTTAGTATAACTGACCCTTTTGCTGAATTATGTTGCAGCTTCTTGAACCAATTAGCATTCTCCAAGATCATGAAAAAATATGACAAGGTACTAGAACTTCTGATTTTTGACATAAACTCTCAGCTGCAAGTTTCAAATAGATTTTACTAATTTGTGTTAAATGCAGATCACTTCAAGGAATGCGTCGAAAGCTTACCTAAATATGGTGGATGCTTCTTATCTGGGAAGCTCTGAAGAGGTGAGGCAAATAGTTCATTTATGGAATGAGTTACTCTGGACACTCTCAACGCTTGtgtctgaaaaatatttttccctgCAGGTCACTAAGCTCATGGAGAGGGTGGAGGCTACCTTCATTAAGCACTTTGCAAATGGGAATCATAGAAAAGGGATGAACACTTTAAGACCAAAAGCTAAAAGGGAAAAGCACAGAACTACATTCTCGTTGGGTAAGATCAGAACTACATTCCTCGTGTTGGTTTTTAGGAGGAGGAGAATAAGAGATGTGAATGAGACTGAATTGCATACAAATTTATTGATCATACTGCTATTTATAGCGCCAAATAGTTCTTTATCAGACATATGCCTGCAGGTTTCTTCTCTGGCTGCTCTTTCGCACTTGTGGTTGCAGTCATTGTGCTCATACATGCAAGAGATGTCCTCAACAGTCCAGGAGGTCCAAAGTATATGGAAAACATATTTCCACTCTACTCGTAAGTACTCTAGAAGCACTTTTGAGATTCTTGGATGTTCCATGTTCTTTGTTGTTTGATGTTAAAAATTTGTTTCTCCCTATTGCAGGTTCTTTGGGTTCATAGTCCTGCACATGCTACTGTATGCTGCAAATATATACTTCTGGAAACGTTACAGGGTCAATTATACATTCATATTCGGCTTCAAGCAAGGAACAGAATTGGGTTACAGAGATGTCTTACTTCTTGGTTCTGGTCTGGCAGTGCTCACATTAGGTGGTGTCCTCTCAAATTTGGATATGGAGATGGACCCAAGAACAAGAGACTTCAAAGCAGCTactgaattaatccctttgggTCTACTCACGGTAGTCTTCTATACTCAGTGCTTGAATCATCATCTCTATTGATCAAATACACATTTGCCTGTTAAACCTGAACTGTGTTTCAAAATTCAATGCAGCTTGTGCTTCTGATAACATTCTGCCCTTTCAATATAATGTACCGGTCAAGTCGCTTCTTCCTGATCCAATGTGCTCTTCATTGTCTACTTGCTCCTCTTTATAAGGTAacaagaattgaaagagttccAGAAACATAACAGTAAATTTCAGGCAGAGAGATCCTCATATTGTTCCTTTTATGTTTCTGTAGGTTACCCTTCCTGATTTTTTCTTGGCAGATCAGCTTACTAGCCAGGTTTGACATAGTTATTACGTCATAACATGTTAATTTCTTGAGCTtcattcaatttttctttttcaaatttgaGCTGTATTCACTACTGAATTTCAGGTGCAAGCTTTCAGAAATTTGGAATTCTACATTTGCTACTATGGTTGGGGAGACTTCAAAAGGAGGTCAAATAAATGCATTGAAAGCAAAGTTTTTGAAAGTTTCTATTTTGTTGTAGCAATTATTCCATATTGGATCCGCTTCCTTCAGGTAAATGTTTCTTTCAACCACAATTCTTTTCTGATGTGTCCCTTTTTCTTATTCAACAATGGAGCTCACAAAATTCTATAATATTTTAGTGTCTTCGCAGATTTTTTGAAGAAAAAGACTCTATGCAAATCTATAATTCAGTAAAATACTTGTCAACAATTGTTGCAGTTGCCTTGAGGACATGTTATGATCTGAAAAGGGGAATGACTTGGAAGATCTTGGCTGCAGCCACCTCAGGATTTGCAACTATTATTAGCACATACTGGGACATTGTAATAGACTGGGGCCTTCTGCGACGAAATTCAAGAAATCCATGGCTTAGAGATAAGCTTGTGATACCAAATAAAAGTGTTTACTTTGTGGCAATGGTAAGAAAACATGTGAATTATTTTCCTAGTGGACATAGTTGCAGCCTTCCTAAGTAACAAAAACTTGTGGTAAATGGCAGGGGCTGAATGTTGTGCTGAGACTTGCTTGGATGCAGACAGTGTTGGGCTTTAGACAAGCACCTTTCTTGCATAGGACAGCATTAACTGCAATTGTTGCCTGCCTGGAGATAATTCGGCGTGGCATCTGGAATTTCTTCAGGTAAATATGACTCCTCCAAGTCTTTAATGCCTTCATTTTCTGATAAATTAGCTGCTACCCACTAACCAGAATACTTAAAAAGGAAGAAACTTGTTTTGACTTGCATTTCCTGCAAAATCTCTAACTTCAATGGTGAATGGCCTAATTTCTTTAAGCAGGTGGGAGGGTGGGGTAGCTCTGACAGATAAATCTGCACTTCATTTCAAAACcgtattagtaaaataaaattgataaatatgATAATTTACTACTACTATAATGCTCTAGCCATGTTCAGCTTTATTTGTTTTGtggtttattttgtttttttgttttatataatttaCATATTCTGTCATTATAtcagttattttaattaataaaaaaaagttgatCGATGactggtatttttttttttttaattttatggaaCAGATTGGAGAATGAGCACTTGAACAATGTTGGCAAGTATAGGGCTTTTAAGTCAGTACCCTTACCTTTCTACTATGAAGATGATGAAGACAAGAGTATATGATTATAATGTTTAGGATTGAAAACCTTTGAATCCATACCCACAATTTTTTTTCCCCTCTTTCtgttttctatatatatatatatatatatatgtacagAATTCAGAGTGAAAGAGAAATGCGAAgatagagagaagaagaagaagaaaacaatATGATCATAAGCAGAAATGTAAAGACATGGAACCTTTTGTTATGTGGATGCTTGTAGTTTAGGAATTGTCCtctgtttcttcttttatttttccactTGTATCGCTGGTGACATTTGCAACTCTTGCAGAGTTTAGCACAACTACAGTTCTGTACAAGTAGATAATTTGGACAAACTATAGGGACCTGATAATaatttaccaaaaaaaaaaaacactagaATTTAATTTACAGCTTATAAACTGCTGCAGAAAGCATTATTCAGTTTCATAATTACTGTTTGATAAGATAAATCTTTGTTTTCATAAAAAGAGAACAATAAGAGGCAGCATATCAcatatattttgtttttatataattataagtaatttaaaaaataataaactataatttatggtataaaattaataaactataATGAGATATTTGATGAGGGTATGTTAAATTCTTACTTGTCGTTTTTTGAAATGTGAATTGAGGGAGTAGAATATGAGATCCCTCAAATTTACTCATGTATCTATCATCAGACTAAACTTATGAGTGTTGTCTTTTGTTTTCCACAAAATtgatatgaatatatatatagtttaattagattaaattttttCCATAAAATtgatatgaatatatatatatagtttaattaaatAACATTAATTTAAGATAgtgtatgattttttttaatggatATGAATAAATGCCAATATTTGGGCAGCACTCAGCAGAATTAATCATTATTGTCTTTgacattatttaaaataatccaGTAAAATATGTTATGCTTATAAAAAATTCATCTGTACGGAATAGTAAGAGGGGGAGAGAGATGGCTGAAGCACTGACGATCACTATACTGATCAAATAAGCTAACTATTACTAATTACGACACACCGATTGTAAGTCCCACGGTAAATCATTTTTTCCGGTAAGGCAATAGCCTTTGCCACGGCCGCAACCAAAAGCTAGTTTATTTTATCCAAAGAGTCTCATAAGCATTTGTACTAAATATAAGAGTTGGATGAAAAATACAAATTGATTCAgagaaattttaaaagtttgtaGCAGTAATAGAAGAAGAAGACATCATCGATCATTTATTACTTAGTAAAGGCCAACATTTCATCTGGAATAATAAGAGACAGAGATGGCTGAAGCGCCGGTGTTGGCTATGCTAGTAAAATAAGCTAAACATTGCGAGTCCGACAGTAAGTCCCGCGGCAATCCTTATTGTTTGGAGGTGGAAGGCAGTAGCCTTTGCCACGGCCGCAATTAAAAACTGCTTTACTTTCATCCAAAGAGTCAAAAGCATTTGTACTACCAGCAGCAGCAAGCATTCTACTGAACTCGGAGTCCATCATGAACTCAACATCCAAGTTTGTATCCCCTACGGAGAAGTGGTTGGCATCCGCGGCCATTGGAACCGCAGCTCTGCAAGGGCTTGTGCGTAGCAGAATCAGCACCAACACTGCTATGACCGACACTGATTCACAGGAAAACCTCATATTCTGCCTCTCCACAAGCCTTTCCCTTGTTGCTTATTATTTTCTGTAGCTGTGCTGTGCAAGTCATATAATTGATGAGAGAGCTTCATGTGAGTTGTGGTTGTGTGAAAGCGACTTAATTAGAACATCCAGGTCATGTCCAActgcataaaatattttttttatttattaattatgttaaataatttcattaagTTAACTTAATTTTGGTCATGAGTAATTAATGAATTcagaaaattaaagtttaaaataaaacCTTAGCGTTTTACCAAAATAagctcaatttttatttttttactatataaaCCCCACACTTTATTTTTCACCCATTTAAACACACTATTGCTCCAAGTACAGTAGTTGATCACAACTGTTTGACATCCAAAAATTTGCAAAGTGAAAATTCAATCTATTTCCTACTGAAATATGCAGACACATAAATTCAAAATCTGGTTCTTCCGATTTTAAGCTCGAAGCCGACTAGAAATCCTAGAAAAGATGTCCTCGGAGGAAAACAACAGTGTTTCCTTCAAATAATGCCACTTCACTCACTCACTGGCGGCCACTATAGGATTTGATAAATGAACTTGGCCCTCTGAGTCTTGCCagaaaatcaagttaaaacattcGCCTGTTTGCCAATTTGTTATGGAgtagatttatttaaaaaaattttcaagtaaAAATTTCCATTgattcttataaataaaattaaaaaaaaaaatcatttaaagatAAATTGGATGGTCCAGAGTAACGAAATCCACTGAACTCGGAACCCATCATGAACTCAAAAGTCAAAATCCACGTTTGAAGTGGTTGCCACCTAGAGAACACAGGTCCTGCAATTGCTCATGCTCAACAGAATCAACACCACCACTGATCGAAAAGGAAAACCTCATATTCTGCCTCTTCAACAACAATTGATAGAAACATAGCATGATTTATTGGCCTTACGTTTAGAATGATTCCCTTTTTTAAAATCACTAGTTTCACAGAGTCATGTCcaattttatgaattaaaatcTTTACTTGtgcaatatttaatttatattaaaaagaaaattattgtaTTACCTCATTTTAATAGAGTAATTATTGCCTGcttatataatttattctaattaattaaaatatttttataattttaaaattatattaaaatatttttatattttcattccgttaattaaaaaaaaaatcattaatttttattacttgGCGATCACCTTACAAGTCTGCATGGAATCAACGGCTAGACATTTGCACTGAGTGCAGCACGCGGGTTGTAGTTCCTTCATTGAAGTGCCAAGAACACCATCATTCATCGTGAAGTGAAGACCACAAATATCTTGCTGGATGAGAAATGTGTCGCCAAGGTTTCAGATTCCACTAACATGTCAAATCCCCACATCAGCACAGAGGTAAAGGAAGTTTATGATTCTTGAATCCTGAAGCGGTTGACGGAAAAAATATGATGTCTTGGGATTGTTAGATTTGTGACATAATTTTAGTGAACTACTTTTTTCCGATTAGATTGAAGCTTTATTCTTTAATGGTAGGAGACTTACAATCTTACtggaatattttttttctaattagtttaattcataAGTGTATGTTACTCTTAAATTGAATAGATTAATAATTAGATTAGGATTGAATGATATAATACTATATGATTAGTATTTGAGATTTTATTAGCAGTATGCAATAAAGTCAAATTGTGAGTAGTCAAGCAgtatacattattttttataaatagagaaaaataattagtgtttataattatttttctttattaataaatttatcgtaGAGTAGACTTACgctgaattatattaaattttatacttttttttttaatgaatgatTATCGTAACAAATTATGATCgagaattaaaattcaaaaaattaaaaggttCGTAGCGTCAAAAGTTTTATAATGTCAAAAATGGCGAGTATAAAGTTTGAGAAGTAACCGGttgattgaaaaaataattttaatttatagtaaAGTATCATGAAAGATGAATTTATATAATAAGgattaattaaagttttaaatgaaaaataatgaaCAACAGTCAACAATAATGATTGAGAGACCCTTCAATAAAGAACACTAAATACAATTTGATTGTTGATACTTCTTAATGTGAAGTGCAATATATTGAAAGAAATTTGACCAATTGTACCAACTGCAAATGAAGAAAGGTATAGATAATTAagacaatttaatatttttttaatatattaatgatCTAATTAGctggtataaaaataaaaattgatgatGAGGACAAAATTCTTTTGCTTTTAACCTCTCTCCCATACTTCTATAAAAATTTGGTTAACAGTTGGAGGGGATATTACAATAGTTCAGGATAATCAAacgttaagaaaaaaaaaatcacggCAATAAAAATGAAACTTTTATTACTAATTTGAGTAGTAGTATAAGTGatttatgtaaaaataattcaaaatgtaaattaaatttaagaccAAGAATACACTTTATAGATAAATAATATTTCTAGTATCATGAGATGAGTTACGGTCAATAcacttataataaaaaaaagattttgTAGAGcataaataattcaagaaaaatcataaaaaaagaaGCGTTTATAGTTGAAAATGATGAATATAATCTATAtccattacaaaataaattgataacGGTTTTGCTTGTTCTTTTCACTTTGTTTAAGGAATGGTTTGATACAAttgagtaaaataaaataagtgaagCTAGCATATGGGAGTAAgatgaaaattgaaaaattagtaaagtaaaaaattaaattgcatGATAATTGTGTGAAGGTAGTTGATGTATAGTAAGACATCTTCTTAAGTTCAagagaaatttaatttatttgggtaagttaaattatatggattatggactttttatttaaaataaagttatgAGATCAATGTGCTCTTGTGATTATGAATGCCACCAAACTAGAAATAAAGAATCTAAAATGGAAATATTTTGATTGAATGATTGCGAATGGAAGAGATAAAATTAACAATCAAGAGTCTAAAGCGGCATTaaagaaaaagtaatttttacaAAAGTTATAAAACTTAATTTGAGTTCAAAGTCGATACGAAGATTCGTGgagtttaaatatgaaaattccctattgaaaatattcaaaatatgcTATAGTTTTAAATAAGGTGGAGATAGTTAAATTTGTGACTTGAttagatattaatttttaaattaaaactgaaaattcatttcacatataaattttatattgttttatCATTTATAAATGTTCATAGAGTAACTCGATTTGCTGGTAATAGCGatgttatatttaataattataataaatttatgatcGATTCTGTAAAttcatgaaaataaaaaaaataaaaaaaatatattattactatttatcCCTTGCTAATTTGAAATTTCTTACACAgagtttaataaataaatggtggaaaaaaaataaaaaattgatattcAGAACACACATTTTCGTTTGTATTAACTAACTGTTCCTTATGGTACATTGCTTAGACATAGACTTATCGATCTAAAAAGATTTCTTAAGATAATGTTTCCATGATGTCTCTGTCATGATTCATAATTCAAAGATATCGAATGCAAAGAAATTATATAGGAGAGGTGTAGTGGTACGTCTCACATccgcaagaagaaaaagttataacatttatataattaattaaaattttttaaataatttaaattaattatttcaaatcaaatgaaaaaaatgaaaaataagacTTTTATCAGAAATGCATTGACGGTAGAGTTTTacaagttttcttttttttcttttttataatactgTCCATTGTTTGGGAGCTCCATTTTTCCACTAAAAATGACAACAATGATATCCCACTTGGTTTCTGTCGCGTAGCATGACATTGTCAaaaatcttttttctttttttaatttttatattttgtatgTTTTTGGATTCATATGATTTTTCTATTTTGCCAAAGATTGTTTTAAGTGGATGCGGACAAGCATAGAACCGAAGACCTTTCAGGTCTTTCCCGATATCCCATGTTCCACGGTTTCAGAATTTTCCACGCACTTTTTTTAAGTTGAATAAAGTAAGAAAATTCAAGAGAAGATTTTTGCACACTTGTTATTCACTCATTGGATCATTTCAATATCATTGTCCATACTTTACAGGGATTTACTtataataatatgataaaaaaattacaataatattaattttatttttataatttttaaaatataacaattatgatataagtatattttataaaatttatgagttaaaataattatatttttataaaaattatgagtcGAAATTTAACGATAAAAACTTAGTGTGTTActtgatttttaaataaaaattaggagCTAAATAACctgatttttatattaaaattaatattaattaattatttaataaagatGTAAGTCTAAATTACTctttttacaaatattaaaaataattataaacagGTAGATTGTTTATGCCTTTCGTTACTCAATGAAGTCAAGTTAGATAAAAGATAGTCTTCTTTTATAgatgaattttcttttaatagttTGGGCATGCATGGAAAGTGGAATCAAGCTTTGACCTTCTGATTCCCCTTCGTCATTCCTTTTCTGCTAAACAGAATAATGAGAAACAACGGCAACATATTTCTGCATAACTTACAGATTAttgcttctttctctttttccttATTGCTCCACCATCATCTCATTAACTGCTTCACTGCATCGGATTCACCACCTTCTGATGTTATTCCCGATCTCAATTACGTAACTCTTGCTTGTGGCTTAGCCAGGGACGCTAAAGCACGAGATGGCCGAACATGGGCTGCAGACaccaattcaaaatttttctcTGTAAAGCAAAATGAGGAATCAAGAGCAGTTGAATCTCTTACCACTAAATTCTTCACTCCACCTTATACAACTGCTCGCATCTCTCGCTACCCATTCACCTACATATTTCCTGTCGCCACCGGGAGAATATTTATCCGTCTCCATTTTAGTCCTGCTTCTTACTTGGATTTCAACATCTCTAAAGCATTCTTTTCTGTTCAAGCTGATCACTACATCCTTCTTAGCAATTTCAGTGCAGCGCTTCAGCCTGAGGCTCTTGACATGGAACCATTCTTTAGAGAATTCTGGCTAAATGTGGAAGATGATCGAATATTAAACTTGACATTCACTCCCAGTTTTTGTTAGATAATAATGCAAAAATATTTACTGCACTTTTACTGTTAGTTTTAATAAGTCAATGTTTGTTATTTTAGTTCCTATTTTATTGTTGACGTGAGATATTTAGTATCCACGAAAGCTGGGTTTTTGATCATTTTGTGATTGTATTTAAAGAGCATTTGATGAATAAAAGGATATCCCATTTTTTCCCTCATATTCTCTGTTCTGCTCTGTTTTTATTAACAtctggtatcagagccaggttctCGTCCAGATGGCTTATAATTCAGTAGGAGTTAATCTCTCACAACCTTCGGTTCCAATCCT
The Manihot esculenta cultivar AM560-2 chromosome 1, M.esculenta_v8, whole genome shotgun sequence genome window above contains:
- the LOC110618660 gene encoding phosphate transporter PHO1 homolog 9 isoform X2, with product MKFGKEFAAQMVQEWQEAYMDYNYLKTILKDVLHFRQRNSPSAPAAAATSKGSLKRRVSLYRAFSGLTSRYRGSPRKNINEDEVILTSAVKEEGGEGRYQTMFMNASEEGGEYELMFFRRLDDEFNKVVNFYKKKVEEVMAEAEDLTRQMDALIALRIKVENPELGGTKMENVGISLNSVSIVHPINGGTRTPEWSQMEVIPEVEMSTEANSVNDKRGSDDESSASSRQSKAKHGILGFEPASLEVLDRVKINIEPETPVSTMKNITASSKSDLSYSKEELRKAEGLMARAFIVFYQKLRLLKSYCFLNQLAFSKIMKKYDKITSRNASKAYLNMVDASYLGSSEEVTKLMERVEATFIKHFANGNHRKGMNTLRPKAKREKHRTTFSLGFFSGCSFALVVAVIVLIHARDVLNSPGGPKYMENIFPLYSFFGFIVLHMLLYAANIYFWKRYRVNYTFIFGFKQGTELGYRDVLLLGSGLAVLTLGGVLSNLDMEMDPRTRDFKAATELIPLGLLTLVLLITFCPFNIMYRSSRFFLIQCALHCLLAPLYKVTLPDFFLADQLTSQVQAFRNLEFYICYYGWGDFKRRSNKCIESKVFESFYFVVAIIPYWIRFLQIF
- the LOC110618660 gene encoding phosphate transporter PHO1 homolog 9 isoform X1, with product MKFGKEFAAQMVQEWQEAYMDYNYLKTILKDVLHFRQRNSPSAPAAAATSKGSLKRRVSLYRAFSGLTSRYRGSPRKNINEDEVILTSAVKEEGGEGRYQTMFMNASEEGGEYELMFFRRLDDEFNKVVNFYKKKVEEVMAEAEDLTRQMDALIALRIKVENPELGGTKMENVGISLNSVSIVHPINGGTRTPEWSQMEVIPEVEMSTEANSVNDKRGSDDESSASSRQSKAKHGILGFEPASLEVLDRVKINIEPETPVSTMKNITASSKSDLSYSKEELRKAEGLMARAFIVFYQKLRLLKSYCFLNQLAFSKIMKKYDKITSRNASKAYLNMVDASYLGSSEEVTKLMERVEATFIKHFANGNHRKGMNTLRPKAKREKHRTTFSLGFFSGCSFALVVAVIVLIHARDVLNSPGGPKYMENIFPLYSFFGFIVLHMLLYAANIYFWKRYRVNYTFIFGFKQGTELGYRDVLLLGSGLAVLTLGGVLSNLDMEMDPRTRDFKAATELIPLGLLTLVLLITFCPFNIMYRSSRFFLIQCALHCLLAPLYKVTLPDFFLADQLTSQVQAFRNLEFYICYYGWGDFKRRSNKCIESKVFESFYFVVAIIPYWIRFLQCLRRFFEEKDSMQIYNSVKYLSTIVAVALRTCYDLKRGMTWKILAAATSGFATIISTYWDIVIDWGLLRRNSRNPWLRDKLVIPNKSVYFVAMGLNVVLRLAWMQTVLGFRQAPFLHRTALTAIVACLEIIRRGIWNFFRLENEHLNNVGKYRAFKSVPLPFYYEDDEDKSI
- the LOC110618660 gene encoding phosphate transporter PHO1 homolog 9 isoform X3, whose product is MKFGKEFAAQMVQEWQEAYMDYNYLKTILKDVLHFRQRNSPSAPAAAATSKGSLKRRVSLYRAFSGLTSRYRGSPRKNINEDEVILTSAVKEEGGEGRYQTMFMNASEEGGEYELMFFRRLDDEFNKVVNFYKKKVEEVMAEAEDLTRQMDALIALRIKVENPELGGTKMENVGISLNSVSIVHPINGGTRTPEWSQMEVIPEVEMSTEANSVNDKRGSDDESSASSRQSKAKHGILGFEPASLEVLDRVKINIEPETPVSTMKNITASSKSDLSYSKEELRKAEGLMARAFIVFYQKLRLLKSYCFLNQLAFSKIMKKYDKITSRNASKAYLNMVDASYLGSSEEVTKLMERVEATFIKHFANGNHRKGMNTLRPKAKREKHRTTFSLGFFSGCSFALVVAVIVLIHARDVLNSPGGPKYMENIFPLYSFFGFIVLHMLLYAANIYFWKRYRVNYTFIFGFKQGTELGYRDVLLLGSGLAVLTLGGVLSNLDMEMDPRTRDFKAATELIPLGLLTLVLLITFCPFNIMYRSSRFFLIQCALHCLLAPLYKVTLPDFFLADQLTSQVQAFRNLEFYICYYGWGDFKRRSNKCIESKVFESFYFVVAIIPYWIRFLQLP